ATTGTAAGTAGTAATCAAGCCGCTGTGAATCTGTCAAAGACACTTCCTGCTCTTCTACCATCTagcttctatttttttttccaaataaacaTGGTAAGTTAGGATAtaacaactctctctctctctctctctctctctctctctctctcttcgacatttttattttcataccccgcttttatcaaattaatgacGCCgcttttatcaaattaatgacTAGAGACTGCGTTTTATTGCCAACCAATATGATTTTAGtagtattttattcaagacTTGATATCTTCTTCTCCTTTGCGGAATTTTGATGCATGAGTTTAATCATAATTGCTTACCTGAACATTTCTTGACATTACTGTACTGCCACAGGCGTTGAAATACTTACTTGTCCTCGAGGTTTGTGTGTTTGCTGCCTTTGGCGGACTTTCTGATCTCTTTCTGGATAAAGAATGGGAAGAATTTAAGCGGATCTACAGTAAAACCTATACAAAACAAGAAGAAAACAGAAGGTTTAAGAATGTTTTTTATTACAGAATATAATAGTATCTATTCAAGTAAGGCATAAAGCTTGGAATAGTATTGAATATCATacaatctataaaaatatatataatatatataatctgaTCAACACGTTAGAGCATACGTGTGAAGTATCTGTAAACTCGTATAAAATTTTGCATGTCAGTGAAATACATCTAAGTTAAAGGTTTCTTTTGACATGTGCTTTTATCGAAGAAATTATCCTGATTCATCACCTTTAATCATTCATACTAGGAAATCCATCTGGCTGAAGAATATAGACATCATCAATAAACACAATATTAAGGCGGACATGGGTTATCATAGCTATAGACTGGGCATGAACAAGTTTGGGGACATGGTACGTATATCAAGCGATTTAATAAATGTGATTTAttgtatcaaaattttgaaaaaaatatttcttatccaTAATTGCACATtgttttgcctatttgacttattTACGTCTTATCCAGcatgctatctatcataatcaaacACTTTTCTGCTGAGTtgagaaactacatgtatttcaaagtgTAATGAGCCACCTTAATTAAGTATAACAtgacaagaaaaaaacaaatttatcctGTTCCCCATATTTTATTCGCTTGTCCCTTTTTCTTCGGCTTCGATATAAACCTCACACTATTTCACGGTTTGAAGTATTTTGCTGAAGGGGTCgcatttttcaaatcttaaacttATTCCGTCCTCTTGCtctaaaatgctaaaaaaaaaaattataaaattttacgtcaagataaataattatataaacatgaAGACTTTTCAATAATACTATCGGTCATGAGCTTCGTATACTAAGGAGTAACTATATACCATTGAGCTGGTGTCGAAGAACTGATGAGGGTATGaatatttacgagcggtgttcgtCTTGAAATTATAGAacaatttaatatatacattaaacaattaaaactgaTTCGGCCTCTTGGCCAGAAATTTATACACTTTATAGCATGATAGACGACTTTCAAATTAAGGAAAGTTACTACCCGTTTTTCTGCTGGCAGTCAGTGAATCAACAGGTACCATTGAATGTAAGAGTGataaatgttaatatatttatattgctCAATAGATGAGTAACGAAGTCACTTCACCCATGAATGGATCTAGAAGATTCCCTATGCTCAATAGCAGCACGTTTCTTACCCCAAGCAATTTAAGACTGCCAAACGCTGTCAACTGGACAAAAGAGGGTTATGTGACCCCCGTAAAAGATCAGGTTCCTTTGTTCTTGTTTGAAATAcctttatttcttataatgtCTGAAAGTTATTTGATACGGAGTGaagttttattatcattttcagcATGTTCTTTTTGATaagtaaattgtattttatataaaatgaatggttaaaactttatttttaaggaatttaaatttgaaattaaataaaaatactcgaATAAATATTAAGTTACTTTCTCATTATATAGGGTTTTTGTCTATCCTGCTGGGCTTTTGCAGCCACTGGGGGATTAGAAGGGCAACATTTtcgaaaaacaaagaaattagtCCGCCTTTCAGAACAGAATTTGGTCGACTGTAGCAAAGGTTTATATTATGGAAGATGAGATACTCTTTTCACCGGTTGATTGATTCATTTAACCATTTCTTGCATTCATCAAATGACACATTGCTGTCAATAACCTAATCTAATGCTaaggtaaaaatatgtttagaAAACCTGGGATGTACAGCTGGAACTCCTGAAAATGCTTTAAACTATATTGCAAGAAATGGAGGACTTGACAAAGAGGTATCATATCCTTATGTTGGAAAGGTACGAAGAACAATTCTGTCTCCTGACTTTGTGAATGTCACATTTTAAAACATGGGTTAAGGCAtctgattattttaatttatgtttcaTGAACAATCAAGAATGGGAGGTGTAGATTTCGGCCAACAGAAGTCGGTGCCAACTGTCAGGGAATTGTCCACGTCCCTGCAGGGGATGAGTTGAGTCTTCAGAAAGCAGTAGGTAGTATTGGTCCAATAGTAGTGAGTTTGGACGCCAGTAAAAGGTCGTTTAAACAATACAGGAATGGAGTGTATGACGACAAAGCATGTAGTAAAAAGCTGATCACCCATTATGCTTTGATTGTTGGATACGgagaatttcaaaacaaaaaatactggCTCCTAAAGAACAGGTAATTATTTAGTCATTATAGGCtcttaaatcattttaaactctTAATGATAATGTTTactaatattaaaagtattgaagtaatttaatttgttttgttttctttgacgtttaattaaaaacatttttgaacttCTGATCTGAAGGAAGGTTTATTTTGTCTGTGTTAAAGAGGTTCGCACCATAGGTATTGGGTAGACATTCTGGGTCACTTCTAGTCTAAAATTTCTGCACCACATATTATTctagtagtatatttatatttgcaatgccaaataaactatattaaataaaattgtttttaaaaaattacatttttaaagagGTTAATAAGTGACTATATTTTGTTGcagaaggtttttaagaaggaaatgaactatattaattttcataactcactgGTTTTAGAGTACTGAACATTActttagcttcctaattttcaCCGCAGACCAAACTTCTCCATAGTTTTtgtattacgatatattcatgATATTCCGAAAAACATACCTtaacaatatttgatatttctatcgatatattttggcatatttagttaaaatttcatagaagttaagaaaaaattaaattttagcctaaaattagcttatttca
This portion of the Magallana gigas chromosome 7, xbMagGiga1.1, whole genome shotgun sequence genome encodes:
- the LOC105345949 gene encoding cathepsin K; protein product: MALKYLLVLEVCVFAAFGGLSDLFLDKEWEEFKRIYSKTYTKQEENRRKSIWLKNIDIINKHNIKADMGYHSYRLGMNKFGDMMSNEVTSPMNGSRRFPMLNSSTFLTPSNLRLPNAVNWTKEGYVTPVKDQGFCLSCWAFAATGGLEGQHFRKTKKLVRLSEQNLVDCSKENLGCTAGTPENALNYIARNGGLDKEVSYPYVGKNGRCRFRPTEVGANCQGIVHVPAGDELSLQKAVGSIGPIVVSLDASKRSFKQYRNGVYDDKACSKKLITHYALIVGYGEFQNKKYWLLKNSWGTSWGMDGYMMLARNQDNMCGIANQAIYPSV